A window of Amorphus orientalis contains these coding sequences:
- a CDS encoding nitrate reductase produces MDATRANTTVRTTCAYCGVGCGVLATPRADGSVDIAGDPEHPANFGRLCSKGSALGETLGLDGRLLHPRVGGRRVSWDAATELVAERFAHAIAEHGPNSVALYVSGQLLTEDYFVANKLMKGFIGSANIDTNSRLCMASAVAGHRRAFGADIVPGTYEDFEQADLVVLVGSNLAWCHPVLHQRLMAARDRIGTRLVVIDPRRTATAVDADLHLAIEPGSDVALFNGLFAYMSEVGAVDTGFVAAHTCGLEQALAEASGHVADVARLTGLDPSDVQAFFELFARTEKVVTAFSQGVNQSVSGTDKVNSIINCHLISGRIGKPGMGPFSVTGQPNAMGGREVGGLATQLAAHMDLEAAADRERLGRFWQTRSVADRPGLKAVDLFEAVRDGRIKALWIMATNPVASMPDADLVREALKACPFVVVSDILPDTDTAKCADVLLPAAGWGEKDGTVTNSERLISRQRAFLDLPGEARPDWWIITQIARRMGFTAAFPYSKPADIFAEHAALSSFENDGGRAFDIGGLAALDAAGYHELAPARWPFRRDASAQTRFGGDGRFFTPDGRARFVATPVAGPAREPRYPMVLNTGRVRDHWHTMTRTGRSPRLSRHIAEPFVEIHPLDAAQAGIGPADLVRVESPLGQIVVRALVAATQRQGTVFVPMHWNGQTASDARVDSLVIADTDPVSGQPALKSGRVRIARFPARWYGFAVTRSSPRTQDCDYWALARARAGYCAELAGLADPASWRDLFASLLGFTLAEDDVHALHDVQSGHHRLAAFSGDRLLGALFVAREPVAASRSFLAAALTERFETPQDRLALLAGRPRGDVPDTGALVCSCFEIGTNQIEALVRAGGAKSVDDVGAKLKAGTNCGSCRAEIRRIIHARSLENAN; encoded by the coding sequence ATGGACGCGACACGAGCGAATACGACGGTCCGCACGACCTGCGCCTATTGCGGCGTCGGATGCGGCGTGCTGGCGACCCCGAGAGCGGACGGGAGCGTCGATATCGCCGGGGATCCGGAGCATCCGGCGAACTTCGGGCGACTGTGCTCGAAGGGATCGGCGCTCGGCGAGACCCTCGGCCTCGACGGACGGCTGCTCCATCCCCGGGTCGGCGGGCGGCGGGTCTCCTGGGACGCTGCGACAGAGCTGGTCGCCGAGCGCTTTGCCCACGCCATCGCCGAACACGGACCGAACTCGGTCGCGCTTTATGTCTCCGGCCAGCTTCTGACCGAGGATTACTTTGTCGCCAACAAGCTGATGAAGGGCTTCATCGGGTCGGCGAACATCGACACCAACTCACGCCTGTGCATGGCATCCGCCGTCGCCGGCCACCGCAGGGCCTTCGGAGCCGATATCGTGCCGGGGACCTACGAGGACTTCGAACAGGCCGATCTCGTGGTTCTTGTCGGCTCCAATCTCGCCTGGTGCCATCCGGTGCTCCACCAGCGCCTGATGGCTGCGCGCGACAGGATCGGCACCCGGCTCGTGGTGATCGATCCGCGGCGCACGGCCACCGCGGTCGATGCGGACCTGCACCTTGCGATCGAACCGGGCTCCGACGTCGCCCTGTTCAACGGCCTGTTCGCCTATATGTCGGAGGTCGGGGCGGTCGACACGGGCTTTGTCGCAGCTCACACCTGCGGTCTGGAACAGGCGCTCGCCGAAGCGTCAGGCCACGTCGCGGACGTTGCCCGTCTCACCGGGCTCGACCCTTCGGACGTTCAGGCCTTCTTCGAGCTGTTCGCACGGACCGAGAAGGTGGTCACTGCGTTCTCGCAGGGCGTCAATCAGTCGGTCTCGGGCACCGACAAGGTCAATTCCATAATCAACTGCCATCTGATCTCCGGCCGCATCGGAAAACCGGGCATGGGACCGTTCTCCGTCACCGGCCAGCCCAACGCGATGGGCGGGCGCGAGGTCGGCGGTCTGGCCACCCAGCTCGCGGCCCATATGGATCTGGAAGCGGCCGCCGACCGCGAACGTCTCGGACGTTTCTGGCAAACGCGATCGGTCGCAGATCGTCCCGGGCTGAAGGCGGTCGATCTCTTCGAGGCTGTCCGCGATGGTCGGATCAAGGCTTTGTGGATCATGGCGACCAACCCGGTCGCGTCGATGCCTGACGCGGATCTGGTGCGGGAGGCGCTGAAGGCGTGCCCCTTCGTGGTGGTCTCCGACATCCTGCCCGACACCGATACCGCAAAATGTGCGGACGTCCTGCTGCCGGCGGCCGGCTGGGGCGAAAAGGACGGTACCGTCACCAACTCCGAGCGCCTGATCTCGCGTCAGCGCGCCTTTCTCGACCTTCCCGGCGAGGCGCGTCCCGACTGGTGGATCATCACCCAGATCGCCCGGAGAATGGGGTTCACAGCCGCGTTCCCCTATTCGAAACCCGCCGACATTTTCGCCGAGCATGCGGCCCTGTCCTCCTTCGAGAACGATGGGGGGCGGGCTTTCGACATCGGCGGGCTGGCGGCTCTGGATGCTGCCGGGTATCACGAACTGGCACCCGCACGATGGCCATTCCGCCGGGACGCGAGCGCACAGACCCGCTTCGGGGGAGATGGTCGCTTCTTCACCCCCGACGGTCGCGCGCGGTTCGTCGCGACGCCGGTCGCCGGCCCCGCCCGGGAACCTCGCTATCCGATGGTGCTCAACACCGGTCGGGTTCGTGACCATTGGCACACGATGACGCGGACCGGCCGCTCGCCCCGCCTGTCCAGACACATCGCCGAGCCGTTCGTCGAAATCCATCCGCTTGATGCGGCCCAGGCAGGGATTGGGCCGGCGGACCTCGTTCGGGTCGAAAGCCCCTTGGGTCAGATCGTGGTGCGGGCGCTGGTTGCGGCGACCCAGCGGCAGGGGACCGTCTTCGTCCCGATGCACTGGAACGGTCAGACGGCGAGCGACGCCCGGGTCGACAGTCTGGTGATTGCCGACACCGATCCCGTCTCCGGGCAGCCTGCTTTGAAGTCCGGCAGGGTACGGATCGCGCGATTCCCTGCGCGGTGGTACGGCTTTGCCGTCACCCGGTCTTCTCCGCGAACACAGGATTGCGACTACTGGGCGCTGGCTCGCGCTCGGGCAGGCTATTGCGCGGAGCTCGCCGGCCTGGCCGATCCGGCTTCCTGGCGTGATCTGTTTGCGTCGCTGCTCGGATTCACCCTCGCCGAGGACGACGTGCACGCCCTGCATGATGTGCAGTCCGGGCACCACCGCCTGGCGGCCTTTTCCGGCGATCGCCTGCTCGGCGCGCTTTTCGTCGCCCGAGAACCCGTGGCCGCTTCCCGCAGCTTCCTGGCGGCAGCGCTGACGGAGCGGTTCGAGACCCCGCAGGACCGGCTCGCACTCCTGGCGGGACGCCCGCGTGGTGACGTTCCCGATACCGGTGCTCTCGTCTGTTCGTGCTTCGAAATCGGCACGAACCAGATCGAGGCGCTGGTGCGCGCAGGCGGGGCGAAGAGCGTCGACGACGTCGGCGCAAAGCTCAAGGCTGGAACCAACTGCGGCTCGTGCCGCGCGGAGATCCGGAGGATCATCCATGCTCGATCGCTCGAAAACGCCAACTGA
- the cysG gene encoding siroheme synthase CysG codes for MLDRSKTPTERRPGRIEPLAKLPVFFDLAGRRAVVIGGSEGAAWKAELLAAAGADVSVFAADACCDMDALAADSLPAGSVTLVRRSWRADDLVGAAILVGDAETAEDASAIRSAGHSAGAAVNVIDKRDFCDFQFGSIVNRSPVVIGISTDGAAPVLGQAIRRRIEALVPPFVGAWAEAAKALRSLVAERIGGADARRRFWERFAELAFRAPPGPDPRMTLRRVAAETASGASAGRVSLVGAGPGDAEYLTLKAMRVLQSADVILFDDLVAGEVLELARREAQRMLVGKRGGRVSCRQEDINALMVKLACQGKHVVRLKSGDPMIFGRAGEEIADLSRHGVPVDVVPGITSALALASKLGVSLTHRDCAHSVRFVTGHARDGGLPRLDWAGLADPETSLLVYMGGRTCADFAERLIAEGLPPSTPVVAAWALGRPDEHIVHGRLDGLADSVARIGYERPVLLGVGHVFSAASATAASSTGLETRMAVSSI; via the coding sequence ATGCTCGATCGCTCGAAAACGCCAACTGAGCGCCGGCCCGGGCGGATCGAACCGCTGGCCAAACTGCCGGTCTTCTTCGATCTTGCCGGCCGGCGCGCCGTGGTGATCGGCGGATCGGAAGGGGCGGCCTGGAAGGCCGAACTGCTTGCCGCCGCGGGGGCCGACGTCTCGGTGTTCGCCGCCGATGCGTGCTGTGACATGGACGCTCTCGCGGCTGATTCCCTGCCGGCGGGCTCCGTGACGCTCGTGCGTCGGTCCTGGCGTGCGGATGACCTAGTCGGCGCCGCTATCCTCGTGGGCGATGCGGAGACGGCGGAGGACGCTTCGGCGATCCGGTCCGCCGGACATTCAGCAGGCGCGGCCGTCAACGTCATCGACAAGCGGGACTTCTGCGATTTTCAGTTCGGTTCGATCGTCAATCGCTCGCCGGTGGTGATCGGCATTTCGACCGACGGGGCGGCGCCGGTGCTCGGACAGGCGATCCGCCGACGGATCGAGGCGCTGGTGCCGCCCTTCGTCGGCGCCTGGGCGGAGGCCGCGAAGGCGCTGCGAAGCCTTGTCGCCGAGCGGATCGGCGGCGCCGACGCACGCCGCCGCTTCTGGGAGCGCTTCGCCGAGCTGGCCTTTCGCGCGCCCCCGGGGCCGGATCCGCGGATGACCCTCCGCAGGGTCGCGGCGGAGACGGCGAGCGGGGCGTCCGCCGGTCGGGTGAGCCTCGTCGGCGCCGGGCCCGGTGACGCGGAATATCTCACACTCAAGGCGATGCGGGTGCTCCAGTCGGCCGATGTGATCCTGTTCGACGATCTGGTCGCCGGGGAGGTGCTCGAGCTCGCCCGGCGTGAAGCGCAGCGCATGCTGGTGGGCAAGCGGGGAGGGCGCGTGTCCTGCCGCCAGGAGGATATCAACGCGCTGATGGTCAAGCTGGCCTGCCAGGGCAAGCACGTGGTTCGATTGAAGTCCGGCGATCCGATGATCTTCGGGCGGGCAGGCGAGGAGATCGCGGACCTCTCACGACACGGCGTTCCCGTCGACGTCGTGCCGGGAATCACGTCAGCGCTCGCGCTGGCGTCGAAACTCGGTGTCTCGCTGACCCACCGGGACTGCGCGCATTCCGTGCGTTTCGTGACCGGCCATGCGCGCGATGGCGGTCTGCCCAGGCTCGATTGGGCCGGCCTGGCCGATCCGGAGACGAGCCTGCTGGTCTATATGGGCGGCCGCACCTGCGCTGATTTCGCAGAGCGACTTATCGCCGAGGGACTGCCGCCCTCGACGCCTGTCGTCGCCGCATGGGCTCTCGGCCGTCCGGATGAGCACATCGTGCATGGCAGGCTCGACGGCTTGGCCGATAGTGTGGCCCGGATCGGATACGAGCGACCGGTCCTGCTTGGTGTCGGCCACGTGTTTTCTGCGGCTTCGGCGACTGCGGCCTCGTCGACCGGGCTGGAGACCCGAATGGCGGTCTCGTCTATCTGA
- the nirD gene encoding nitrite reductase small subunit NirD, which translates to MNDRWHKIGHLHDIPPLGARCVLTPFGRIAVFRTADDALYALEDRCPHKDGPLSQGIVHDTSVTCPLHNAVIALASGEMSGPEGGRTRTFDVRVDPASQAVELSLEPRSAEFVRPDRPLAAAE; encoded by the coding sequence ATGAACGACCGCTGGCACAAGATCGGCCATCTTCATGACATCCCGCCACTGGGGGCGCGCTGCGTGCTGACCCCGTTTGGCCGGATCGCGGTGTTCCGCACCGCGGACGATGCACTCTACGCCCTGGAGGATCGCTGCCCCCACAAGGACGGGCCGCTGTCCCAGGGGATCGTCCACGACACCTCGGTCACCTGCCCACTCCACAACGCGGTGATTGCCCTGGCCAGCGGGGAAATGTCGGGTCCGGAGGGCGGCCGCACCCGCACCTTCGATGTCCGGGTCGACCCGGCGTCGCAGGCCGTCGAGCTGTCTCTGGAGCCGAGGTCGGCGGAATTCGTGCGGCCGGACCGGCCGCTCGCGGCCGCAGAGTAG
- the nirB gene encoding nitrite reductase large subunit NirB, translating into MTEKLVIVGNGMAAGRLLEHLTETDPGRYDVTLFGAEPRVNYNRIMLSPVLAGEKRFEDILIHDEAWYRTNKVSLVSGRRIVGIDRAAKTVASEDGAVVSYDRLVLATGSDPVMIPLPGHDLPEVISFRDLDDVERMTAAAAKGGKAVVIGGGLLGLEAAAGLKGRGMDVTVLHLAPTLMERQLDPSAGYLLQKELESRGIRVITRANTKAIQGGRHVESVLLEDDTELDADLVVMAVGIRPNAALARSADLEVNRGVVVDDHMQTSDPDILAVGECVEHRGTCYGLVAPLYEMAKVAAARLCDDAEAAFVGAVTSTKLKVTGIDLFSAGDFAEGEDREEIVLRDASRSIYKRLVIEDDRIVGAVLYGDTSDGAWFFDLLKEKADVADLRETLIFGRAYSGGAPLDPMEAVAALPDSAEICGCNGVCKGDIVSAITGKNLSSLEDVRTHTKASNSCGSCTGLVEQLLSVSLGDAYDPAAVKPMCGCTELGHGEVRRLIVAKELKSIPAVMQELEWTTANGCAKCRPALNYYLIATWPGEYVDDQQSRFINERVHANIQRDGTYSVVPRMWGGVTNAQELRAIADVVDKFEIPTVKCTGGQRIDMLGVRKEDLPAVWSDLNAAGLVSGHAYGKALRTVKTCVGTDWCRFGTQDSTGLGIRIEKFMWGSWTPAKVKMAVSGCPRNCAEATCKDVGVVCVESGYEIQIGGAAGLDIKGTELLGKVDTEDDAFEVIVAVVQLYREQGWYLERIYKWMARVGLETVQAQVIEDLENRRALFDRFVFSQRYSQADPWEERIRGRDAHEFAPLADLTLKEAAE; encoded by the coding sequence ATGACGGAAAAGCTCGTGATCGTCGGCAACGGGATGGCTGCCGGCCGGCTACTCGAACATCTGACGGAGACCGATCCGGGCCGCTACGACGTCACCCTGTTCGGTGCGGAGCCGAGGGTGAACTACAACCGGATCATGCTGTCGCCGGTGCTGGCCGGGGAGAAGCGGTTCGAGGACATCCTGATCCACGACGAGGCCTGGTACCGGACCAACAAGGTGTCCCTCGTCTCGGGCCGCAGGATTGTCGGAATCGACCGTGCGGCGAAGACGGTGGCGTCCGAGGACGGGGCCGTCGTCTCCTACGACAGGCTGGTACTCGCCACCGGATCCGATCCGGTCATGATCCCGCTCCCGGGTCACGATCTTCCCGAAGTCATCTCCTTCCGCGATCTCGACGACGTGGAGAGGATGACGGCCGCTGCGGCGAAGGGCGGCAAAGCCGTTGTGATCGGTGGCGGGCTGCTCGGGTTGGAGGCGGCGGCCGGGCTGAAGGGCCGGGGCATGGACGTGACCGTCCTGCATCTGGCTCCGACGCTGATGGAGCGCCAGCTCGATCCCTCGGCCGGTTATCTCCTCCAGAAGGAGCTGGAAAGCCGCGGCATCCGGGTCATCACCCGCGCCAACACCAAGGCGATCCAGGGCGGCCGTCACGTCGAGAGCGTTCTTCTCGAAGACGACACCGAGCTCGATGCGGATCTGGTGGTCATGGCGGTGGGGATCCGTCCGAACGCCGCGCTCGCCAGGTCCGCCGATCTCGAGGTCAATCGCGGCGTGGTCGTCGACGATCACATGCAGACGTCGGATCCCGACATCCTCGCCGTCGGCGAATGCGTGGAGCATCGCGGCACGTGCTACGGGCTCGTCGCCCCGCTCTACGAGATGGCGAAGGTCGCGGCCGCCCGGCTGTGCGACGACGCCGAGGCGGCCTTCGTGGGCGCGGTCACGTCGACCAAGCTGAAGGTGACCGGCATCGACCTCTTCTCGGCCGGCGATTTCGCGGAGGGAGAGGATCGCGAGGAGATCGTCCTGCGCGACGCGTCCCGCTCGATCTACAAGCGGCTCGTCATCGAAGACGACCGGATCGTCGGCGCAGTCCTCTACGGCGACACGTCCGACGGCGCCTGGTTCTTCGACCTTCTCAAGGAGAAGGCCGACGTCGCCGATCTGCGCGAAACCCTCATCTTCGGACGCGCCTATTCCGGAGGCGCGCCGCTGGACCCTATGGAGGCCGTTGCAGCCTTGCCGGATAGCGCGGAGATCTGCGGCTGCAACGGCGTGTGCAAGGGAGACATCGTCTCCGCGATAACCGGCAAGAACCTGTCTTCTCTCGAGGACGTCCGGACCCACACGAAGGCCTCCAACAGTTGCGGGTCCTGCACCGGGCTCGTGGAGCAGCTGCTCTCGGTGTCGCTGGGCGATGCCTACGATCCGGCGGCCGTGAAGCCCATGTGCGGCTGCACCGAGCTTGGCCATGGCGAGGTTCGCCGGCTGATCGTGGCGAAGGAGCTGAAGTCGATCCCGGCGGTCATGCAGGAGCTGGAGTGGACGACCGCGAACGGCTGCGCCAAGTGCCGGCCGGCGCTGAATTACTATCTCATCGCCACCTGGCCGGGCGAGTATGTCGACGACCAGCAGTCGCGGTTCATCAACGAACGCGTCCACGCCAACATCCAGCGCGACGGCACCTACTCGGTGGTTCCGCGCATGTGGGGCGGCGTGACCAATGCGCAGGAGCTGCGCGCCATCGCCGATGTGGTCGACAAGTTCGAAATTCCGACGGTGAAGTGCACCGGCGGCCAGCGCATCGACATGCTCGGGGTCAGGAAGGAGGACCTGCCGGCGGTCTGGTCCGATCTCAACGCCGCGGGTCTCGTCTCCGGTCACGCCTACGGCAAGGCGCTCAGGACCGTGAAGACCTGTGTGGGCACGGACTGGTGCCGGTTCGGAACCCAGGATTCCACCGGGCTCGGCATCCGGATCGAGAAGTTCATGTGGGGCTCGTGGACGCCGGCCAAGGTGAAGATGGCCGTCTCCGGCTGCCCCCGCAACTGTGCCGAAGCCACCTGCAAGGACGTCGGCGTCGTCTGCGTGGAGAGCGGCTACGAGATTCAGATCGGCGGGGCGGCGGGGCTCGACATCAAGGGCACCGAGCTTCTCGGCAAGGTCGACACCGAGGACGACGCCTTCGAGGTCATCGTCGCGGTCGTGCAGCTTTATCGCGAGCAGGGCTGGTACCTGGAGCGGATCTACAAGTGGATGGCCCGGGTCGGGCTGGAGACCGTTCAGGCTCAGGTGATCGAGGACCTGGAAAACCGCAGGGCCCTGTTCGACCGCTTCGTCTTTTCCCAGCGCTATTCCCAGGCCGATCCATGGGAGGAGCGGATCCGGGGCCGCGATGCCCACGAGTTCGCGCCTCTGGCTGATCTTACCCTGAAGGAGGCTGCGGAATGA
- the mbhE gene encoding hydrogen gas-evolving membrane-bound hydrogenase subunit E, whose product MAISLTLVAGSFAGAALLPWTLGRLSAHALAVLPLAVCATLFAYGNDILAAGGETVRWAWVESLGIALAFRIDAFSLLFATLISAIGALVVIYAASYMDHGTERLRFLSLILAFMAAMLGAVFANDVILFFVFWELTSVLSFLLIGFKSEDAEARRAANQALMVTAGGGLALLAGLLLVANIAGTTEITAIVAQGEAITADPLFPAALVLVLAGAFSKSAQVPFQFWLANAMAAPTPASAYLHSATMVKLGIFLLIVLDPAFGHSELWQTLLVGFGGATMLVAAVQALRVERFKAVLAQTTVAALGTLTLLVGLDNPVAAVATVGFFLSHALYKAALFFVAGNAIHATGVARLSQMSGLFRALPLTAIAAVVASLSMAGLPPFIGFIAKELLFEAKLTSAGISALLAVAVIVNAVLVAVAAVVALRPFFGREQKPATLRHRERFGLVIGPIMLAGLGAAFGLAPGLASSAILADAASVAAGEQIDTKLKLWHGLTPMLALSGLAVGVGAFLAWQWEAVHRMLARVSVPTPMHAERLFDRLGGLVLACARTSTAAMQNGSLRRYTLVPLLAATALIVFALARTGIAVPDLTFDRPYIIGIVGVLVIGSALAALARSFLTVLVGVGLVGYALGVLFLKKGAPDLAFTQFAVETVFVVIATAVVLRLPASALDARTIRQKRVDGAVALSLGAASTLLAISLLASPFDERVSDYFRLASYTEAFGRNVVNVIIVDFRALDTLGEIGVVALAAVAAFGLMRGLRLRAKRSLP is encoded by the coding sequence ATGGCCATATCCCTGACACTTGTTGCAGGATCGTTCGCGGGAGCGGCGCTCTTGCCCTGGACCCTGGGACGTCTCAGCGCCCATGCGCTGGCCGTCCTTCCGCTCGCCGTGTGCGCGACGCTTTTCGCGTACGGCAACGATATCCTGGCAGCCGGCGGCGAAACCGTCCGGTGGGCCTGGGTCGAAAGCCTCGGCATAGCGCTCGCATTCCGCATCGACGCGTTCTCGCTGCTCTTCGCGACGCTGATCAGCGCGATCGGCGCGCTCGTCGTGATCTATGCCGCCAGCTACATGGATCATGGCACGGAGCGGCTTCGCTTCCTGTCGCTGATCCTTGCCTTCATGGCGGCGATGCTCGGCGCCGTGTTCGCGAACGACGTCATCCTGTTCTTCGTGTTCTGGGAACTGACGAGCGTCCTGTCGTTTCTCCTGATCGGCTTCAAGAGTGAAGACGCGGAGGCGCGCCGCGCGGCAAATCAGGCGCTGATGGTAACGGCCGGCGGCGGGCTCGCGCTGCTTGCCGGCCTCCTGCTCGTTGCCAACATCGCCGGCACGACCGAAATCACCGCCATCGTCGCGCAGGGAGAAGCCATCACCGCGGATCCGCTGTTTCCCGCAGCGCTTGTTCTGGTGCTGGCAGGTGCCTTTTCGAAGTCGGCGCAGGTGCCGTTCCAGTTCTGGCTCGCCAACGCGATGGCCGCGCCGACGCCTGCGTCCGCCTATCTGCATTCCGCGACGATGGTGAAGCTCGGCATCTTCCTTCTCATCGTGCTGGACCCCGCCTTCGGACACTCCGAACTCTGGCAGACCCTGCTGGTCGGCTTCGGTGGTGCGACCATGCTGGTGGCCGCCGTCCAGGCGCTGCGCGTGGAACGCTTCAAGGCGGTGCTCGCCCAGACCACCGTCGCCGCACTCGGCACGTTGACCCTTCTCGTCGGACTCGACAATCCGGTCGCCGCGGTCGCCACCGTCGGGTTCTTTCTCAGCCATGCGCTCTACAAGGCCGCGTTGTTCTTCGTGGCCGGAAACGCGATCCACGCCACCGGGGTCGCCCGTCTCTCGCAGATGAGCGGACTTTTCCGGGCGCTGCCGCTCACGGCCATTGCGGCGGTCGTGGCGAGCCTCTCAATGGCGGGTCTACCGCCGTTCATCGGCTTCATCGCCAAGGAGCTCCTGTTCGAGGCGAAACTCACGAGTGCAGGCATCTCGGCACTCCTAGCCGTGGCAGTGATCGTGAACGCGGTGCTCGTCGCCGTCGCCGCCGTGGTCGCGCTCCGGCCTTTCTTCGGGCGCGAGCAGAAACCGGCCACGCTGCGTCACCGCGAGCGGTTCGGTCTCGTGATCGGGCCAATCATGCTTGCGGGTCTCGGTGCGGCATTCGGCCTTGCGCCCGGACTTGCCTCGTCGGCCATCCTCGCCGACGCCGCGTCGGTCGCGGCGGGCGAGCAGATCGACACCAAATTGAAGCTCTGGCACGGACTGACGCCAATGCTTGCGTTGTCGGGGCTCGCCGTCGGCGTCGGCGCTTTCCTCGCCTGGCAGTGGGAGGCGGTCCACAGAATGCTGGCGCGCGTGTCGGTTCCGACGCCGATGCACGCCGAGCGACTGTTCGACCGCCTCGGCGGGCTGGTGCTGGCCTGCGCGCGCACAAGCACGGCGGCGATGCAGAACGGCTCGTTGCGCCGCTACACCCTGGTGCCTCTCCTTGCGGCCACGGCGCTCATCGTCTTTGCGCTCGCGCGGACCGGCATCGCCGTACCGGACCTGACCTTTGACCGTCCCTACATCATCGGCATCGTCGGCGTGCTGGTGATCGGATCGGCGCTTGCCGCGCTGGCGAGGTCGTTTCTCACCGTCCTGGTCGGCGTGGGCCTGGTGGGCTATGCGCTCGGCGTTCTCTTTCTGAAGAAAGGGGCGCCCGACCTGGCGTTCACCCAGTTCGCCGTCGAAACGGTGTTCGTGGTCATCGCAACGGCGGTGGTGCTGCGCCTTCCGGCCTCCGCGCTCGACGCGCGCACCATCCGCCAGAAGCGGGTCGATGGCGCGGTCGCGCTGTCCCTCGGTGCAGCCTCGACCCTTCTCGCGATCAGCCTTCTTGCGAGCCCCTTCGACGAGCGCGTCAGCGACTATTTCCGTCTCGCCTCCTACACGGAAGCGTTCGGC
- a CDS encoding hydrogen peroxide-inducible genes activator has protein sequence MRQLQSIVALAETLHFRRAAERCGISQPSLTAQIQAIEADLGVQLFERSRSRVVTTPTGREVIDRARRVLAEVQGIEDFVATVRSGVMDGTIRLGVMPTLGPYLLPHVVAQLHSEHPALKLYVRERPPRGLEEELLRGDHDVILAHLPMRSADVVTARLFREPLYLALARDHPLTAEPELRTTHLAGLKVLSLTAQYHLHEQVLFLCQEFGATLELAYEGTSLDALRSMVGMGMGVTFLPALYARSELSHASDVVVRRLGDRPISRSIGLVWRKSAGRAVTHRMIADSIRSIVRREFSDLTLET, from the coding sequence GTGAGGCAACTTCAGTCCATCGTGGCGCTCGCTGAAACACTTCACTTCCGGCGGGCGGCGGAGCGGTGCGGGATCAGCCAGCCGTCGTTGACTGCCCAGATCCAGGCAATCGAGGCCGATCTCGGCGTGCAGCTGTTTGAACGCAGTCGGTCCCGGGTGGTCACCACGCCGACGGGTCGGGAGGTCATCGACCGCGCTCGGCGCGTCCTTGCCGAAGTTCAGGGCATCGAGGATTTCGTGGCGACCGTCCGCAGCGGCGTGATGGACGGCACGATCCGGCTCGGCGTCATGCCGACGCTCGGCCCCTATCTGCTGCCCCATGTGGTCGCACAGCTGCACAGTGAGCACCCGGCCCTCAAGCTCTATGTTCGTGAGCGTCCTCCACGCGGACTGGAGGAAGAGCTTCTGCGGGGCGACCACGACGTGATCCTGGCGCATCTTCCCATGCGCAGCGCGGACGTCGTGACCGCGCGTCTGTTTCGTGAGCCCCTCTATCTCGCGCTGGCGAGAGACCATCCGCTCACTGCCGAGCCCGAACTGCGGACAACCCATCTGGCCGGTCTCAAGGTTCTTTCGCTCACGGCGCAATATCATCTTCATGAGCAGGTACTGTTCCTGTGCCAGGAATTCGGCGCAACGCTCGAACTGGCTTACGAGGGAACGAGCCTCGATGCCCTGCGCTCCATGGTGGGCATGGGAATGGGCGTAACCTTCCTTCCTGCCCTCTATGCGCGGTCCGAGCTCAGTCACGCCAGCGACGTCGTGGTCCGCCGGCTTGGCGATCGACCCATCTCGCGCTCCATCGGCCTCGTCTGGCGCAAGAGCGCAGGTCGCGCGGTGACCCACCGGATGATCGCAGATTCAATCCGGTCGATCGTCCGTCGCGAGTTTTCGGACCTGACCCTCGAGACCTGA